A segment of the Daphnia pulex isolate KAP4 chromosome 10, ASM2113471v1 genome:
CGAAGTATCCATTAAAGGTCTCCCTGTAGCCACGCAACTTGAGAATCGATTGTTGCATTCCGGGCAGTTATTCGACCTATAATCACAAAGAAACGGCTTGAATTAATTTACAATCGAGTAATCTAGATATTTTGGATGAGTACCAGTCTTGAATATCAGTTGCGCAGTGGGGGCATTCAATCTGGCTAGATCGACCATCTTTGGGTGGATATTTGGTGAAAATATCCAATGCCAAGAGGCTGTAACTCTCGCGGTCGGCTGGACTTAACTGTATAAGATATCATTTTCAAGatagaaataattattaattgaaaacACAGAATGTCTACAATTTTCCTTACAGAAGGAATGGATTCCAGGCAAGTGAAAGCTTTTGAACAAACGTTGAAACACTTGTTGAGAGCGCTAGCCAGGGCCAACATTGAGAACACGGTCTCTTCGTCAAGGATATCGGTGTAATCCTGTAGCTTGACAGAGGTGGCCATGACAGCGACGAGTTTGCCTTGCTGGAACTGCTGCTGAGCTAGTATGAAGTAGTGCCAAGCTTCCGCTGGACGCCAAGGAGCATCTAGAAACTTTGAAACGCGTTCCATTGTGAGTGAATTTTGAGTGGTGACGTTTTTAGCCTCTTCGGTAAGCAAGGCAGCCAGaacaaacaactttttgattttcaaaggatcgttccattttttaattgcttgCTCGCCAACCTGGATAGTAAACGCATCAGTGTGATGAGACTTCAATTAACCACTTGAAAAGCTGCATTCTCCTACCTGAAACAATAAGTTGGAGGCTTCTTTGTGGCAGTTGGCTTTGCGAAAGAGTTCCACAGCGTCAGATATCTTCCCGTGCTCTAGAAGTCGATCGGCATGAGAAACCAAACGTGAAGCTATTTCCGGGACCTGAATTTGCCGAGAAAGTTCAACTGCCATATTCCATTGGTGAAGTGTAACGCAGGTGTCCAGCGCTGCTTTCATTTGATTGCACTAGTAATAGTACATTTaaagcattaaaaaaatgcccAACTGTTGGTTTATAAATTAAGGAATTTGTCATGCAAAACATACTTTTAGGTAGCATTGAACAGCTTGCTGACACAGCCCAACCGAAGTGAACATGGAGGCGATTTTCGAAATAAGAGGATCCCTTTCCTCCAACGAGTCTACCAACTTTTCCAAATTCTCGTAGTCTTCCATGTTGTAGTAGCAGTCAACCAACTTTTCATTGTTCTCGGCCAACTTGTAATAGCGAGAGGCTTGGGTGTATTGATGACGATCGCCAAAGAAGTTGCCCATCTGATTGTAAGTGGACTTGTTCTCTAAATCAGTCGAAGTGGCTGCGTTCTGCAATTCGGAAACTCGCGCCCAGTCACCTAGTTTGCGGCGGAGTGCCATAGCCAAGTCTCTataatggaaacaaaataattttcattatgtttcttttatatatttttttactccgATAATAATCAGATTATAAAAAGTTCAAACAGTACCTCCTGTCGTTTTCTATGTAGATACTTTCAGCAtcgtcaaatttgtgaaagTAAGCTGCCACTTCTGCTTTAACCAATGCAGATCCAGTGGGGAGATTTTTCAGCCGGTGCAACAACTGCAACGAAGCAAAATCAGCACATCGCACAAAGGCAGATTCGGCTGCTTGtaaatctgaaatttaaacattttcaagttaGTTGTTTTAGAAAATATATCTTATTTCTAACCATATTGCTGAAGAGCTGATTCCGCGAGAAGTCTCCACAACCGCGGGTGAGAATTTTCTTCTACAAACTGATAGGCTTCGTTTGTTCCTACTTTCTCCAGAAGGTGCCTAGTATCCCTTAAAGATTTAGTTTCCATCGCAACTAAATCATCTTTCGAAGGGTTTTCAGGATCTTTCAACACATCTCCAAGTGAAACGGCGAAAATTTCTAAAtcctaaaataaaattggtaaGCACGTGACATTATATTTAACGAGTTTCTCCTATGTAGCTTGCGCTTGAGGGAGTTTATCACCTTGAAATGGCAAAGATATGCGGAACAGACAACCGGTTCTTCAGGTTCTAAATTGCGAAATATGTACATGCGTGTTTTCTCCATCAACGCAAATAGTTCAGGGTTGTCCATTGCCCAACACAAGTCCCATACATCTCGTCGTTCAAACCTTAAGAAAAAACCCTTCCAGTAAGAGCAGTACCAAACATTGTTATCTGAAGAGAGCTTACGACAAAACGCTGCCAAGTGTAAAGGATGCCCCGTCGACTTCCAGTTGGAGAATATGCAATATTCCGTTGTGATCTAAAATTGCCAGTTTCCTGTCAAAAACACACCAAGTTTAAATTCagtaagaaaaatatttccattattttcgaaattaaaagtaaaagtaaataatGACTTACGTGCAATTGGAATTGAGAGACATTTTCACTGGTTCGAAATTCAGCTGAATATCACTGACAAATTGGACAGTCGTTGAGCTGAGATTGAATCCTAGCAATTTGCGGGAGTCGGTTCCAAAAATTAACACATTGTCTCGAGCTGTGACGCACGATAAGGAATGTTCACCGCTCAAAAACGTCTCTATACtgtagattttttctttgttttctcgcTTGAtgccttaaaaaaatgaaagttcaattttcaaatgcttCATGACCTTGTCATATGTATAAACTAGTACCTGCTAGGTCTATCGTAGTTTGAGATCGTGGTGTACGATAATGCCAAAGCATGAAGCTTCTATCAGAAGCAGTGATGACGTGACTGGAAGTCATTGCCACCAAACGTGGTTCCAAACTGACATATTTGCTGTCGACAGGAGTGCCTAATGCGTTGCAGAGGATAAGTCCGAAGTCACACTGAGTGCTTATCTGAATCTCTTCATCGTCAAGTCGGGTAGCTAGAACGCAGTGATCTCCACAGGAAGCAGTACCAATAAACTGACGAACTTGTTTCACGTAACGCTAAACCAAAAATAACATGAACATGAAAGCAACGTGAATGAATAACCGAAAGATAAATATGGTTGACAAATTCAGGTTTACCTCATTATTTTTGGTATCCCAGAACATGACATAGCTCTCTGGCTTATTCCTTTTGTGGAAATGATAAACTAGGGTATTAGAAAAGCAAGTCCACATGTAGTCATGTTTGACCTGAGCCAAGTAGATGAACGAATCTATGGCAAAAGCTAGACGGAGAGAGTGACCTTCCCAGCTTAAACCAGCAATTTGGTTTCCTGGTAACTTCATGGTCCTAATTAATTTTCCGAGAGGAGTATAAAAATTGATGCTGTTCTGGTTCGGTCCAGGATTTGAATCAGATGAACGGCCGGCAATAGCTAATATTGTGCCATCATGATTCCACTGGCAGTCAACTGGTTTAAGTTGagtattaattaaaataggGTTGTCATCTTGGTCGCTTTTCATCAATTGTAGAGTGCCGTTGGTAAATAAAATTGCTAAAGATGGATTTTCTGGGTAGATGGAATACTTGAACCATTTCAGCGCAACCAGGTTACACTCTGCCTTCAAACCGAGTTTCATCTGCAAATGTAGTAgcaaaagtaaatttattaaaatcaagctaTTATCTGTCCATCTGTCAAAAAGGGAATACATACTATGAATGTCCCTGCACTGTCATAAAGGTGTACTTCCCCATTGCTTATTCCAAATAATATCATTTTTGAGTCTGGTGACCAGTCAACTTGACTAAGTTGGACATTCTTCAGGTCACGTCCCCATAAACGGTTACCATCGACACTTCCTACAATAACAGCACCATCTTCGTAAACAATGCAGATTTTTTGGCCATCACCATTCCATGTCATTCCTGTTACCACAGACTTGTTTCTATTGTTTATCATTTCTTCGTGCCAGGTTCCTGAATAAATAAAGCATGATATATAgaaacataattattttttacctcaAACACTGTTAAAACCTTTAAAGAAAACCCAGACGATTATCAAGCCATTCTGGTCACTGGTTGTCAACTTCTGGCTAGTTTCATTCCACACTGCAATGCTCACACATCCATTGTGCCCTTCTAAGGTTTGATTTGCAGAAAGATtggactgttgttgttgggcttgACCAATTGAATTAGGTACATTCTGATTCTGATTGGAATCCAACCGAACAATTTTCAAGAGACCATCGTCGCCCCCACAAGCTAaatatccattttctttgtccCAGGCAATGCATTTTAACAAAATGCTGTTTGGaatagcaatttttttactgagGTAGACAAACATCTTCTTGTGGTTACAAGCTTCTGTTTGAATACACTTGTCAATGCCAGTTGCCAGTTAGTGTTTCAGTCCTGTAACCATGGAAATATGTTTTGAGGGCTTGTCAAATATCTGCAGTTGctctaataaaagaaaattaaacccACCTGTCACTCCTGTCGTCCTCGTCCTCCGGCCACCtgtttgtttactgtttttaaattccacaaaaaaaaaacgaataaaaaatactaaagtAGTTCTTAGTTCTTACATTTTGTATTGAATCGAGACgacaagagagaaataaatgaaaaagaaacaggataATTAAGTAAAACGGCTGAAGCTGAAGACATGGGAGTATTGTGGGAGGTTGGGAGGGATAGTGATTATTTATGTGATTATCCATTATACTGGAAGCTTTAAAGAGCAGTGACCCGGAATTTCCTTTTGtcttccgtttcggcactagAAGAGGAATTTGAGACATCAAAGCTTGGTGATGGAGGAGTAGGAAGAGTAGGGGTAGTCGGCGTACTCGACTGGCTGCTGGAACGCCCGAAACGCGGAAGCCGGAAAGGTAGCCGACTCGGTGGGGATCGTTTATCACTAGACGGGCTATTGACGGTGGCCGGGGAGATGACGGGCACCTGCTGAGTATTGGAGAAGGAACTCAATTTCTCGAATGTTCCACTTGACACGATGGGTCTTGGCGTTTGATCGGGACTGCAACCCGTACCGACGGATTTATCTTCTGTACTCGGTTTGGCATTGTCTCCTCGGCTGATCCACTTTCTGACGTCCGGCTGATCCGATTTCTGTTTGCTACGGCTCTCTTCAACTTGCTTCCACAAGCTGGCGATTTTACTCGTCACCACCTTTTTCGGCGGCGTACGCTTCTGCGGCGGGGTTGACGACGACGTCTGCTCGTCCACTCCGCTCCACGTTGTCGTCACCGACGTCGAATCCGAACCGATGCTAGCGCTGCTGACCGAACGTCGGCTTAATGCCGGGCTGCCTTTCGATCGGGGGGACGAGAGAGGGCTCGGCCCATTGTTGAAACGACTGGGTTTTTTAGGTAGAGCCGGTTTAGCTGCCGGGGCGACTTTCGGTTTGGGCGGAACTTTGGGAGGGATTTTGACCGATTGCTCTTCTTCCTTAGCAGCTGCACCTTCAGGAGATGAAGACTTCTCCTTGGTGAACGTCCCTTGCTTGCCGAGAACCGCCAATGGCGGATGCTGAGAATCAATGACGGGGACACTCTCCGATTTCGGCGGGCTTGACTT
Coding sequences within it:
- the LOC124205120 gene encoding WD repeat-containing protein 35-like — protein: MFVYLSKKIAIPNSILLKCIAWDKENGYLACGGDDGLLKIVRLDSNQNQNVPNSIGQAQQQQSNLSANQTLEGHNGCVSIAVWNETSQKLTTSDQNGLIIVWVFFKGTWHEEMINNRNKSVVTGMTWNGDGQKICIVYEDGAVIVGSVDGNRLWGRDLKNVQLSQVDWSPDSKMILFGISNGEVHLYDSAGTFIMKLGLKAECNLVALKWFKYSIYPENPSLAILFTNGTLQLMKSDQDDNPILINTQLKPVDCQWNHDGTILAIAGRSSDSNPGPNQNSINFYTPLGKLIRTMKLPGNQIAGLSWEGHSLRLAFAIDSFIYLAQVKHDYMWTCFSNTLVYHFHKRNKPESYVMFWDTKNNERYVKQVRQFIGTASCGDHCVLATRLDDEEIQISTQCDFGLILCNALGTPVDSKYVSLEPRLVAMTSSHVITASDRSFMLWHYRTPRSQTTIDLAGIKRENKEKIYSIETFLSGEHSLSCVTARDNVLIFGTDSRKLLGFNLSSTTVQFVSDIQLNFEPVKMSLNSNCTKLAILDHNGILHILQLEVDGASFTLGSVLSFERRDVWDLCWAMDNPELFALMEKTRMYIFRNLEPEEPVVCSAYLCHFKDLEIFAVSLGDVLKDPENPSKDDLVAMETKSLRDTRHLLEKVGTNEAYQFVEENSHPRLWRLLAESALQQYDLQAAESAFVRCADFASLQLLHRLKNLPTGSALVKAEVAAYFHKFDDAESIYIENDRRDLAMALRRKLGDWARVSELQNAATSTDLENKSTYNQMGNFFGDRHQYTQASRYYKLAENNEKLVDCYYNMEDYENLEKLVDSLEERDPLISKIASMFTSVGLCQQAVQCYLKCNQMKAALDTCVTLHQWNMAVELSRQIQVPEIASRLVSHADRLLEHGKISDAVELFRKANCHKEASNLLFQVGEQAIKKWNDPLKIKKLFVLAALLTEEAKNVTTQNSLTMERVSKFLDAPWRPAEAWHYFILAQQQFQQGKLVAVMATSVKLQDYTDILDEETVFSMLALASALNKCFNVCSKAFTCLESIPSLSPADRESYSLLALDIFTKYPPKDGRSSQIECPHCATDIQDWSNNCPECNNRFSSCVATGRPLMDTSLIWTCRVCKHSAAEHDVLTRNSCPLCHSPI